A single genomic interval of Spirosoma taeanense harbors:
- a CDS encoding cold-shock protein yields the protein MQTGTVKFFNETKGFGFIKPDDGGEDIFVHASGLIDQIRENDKVKFNVERGKKGLNAVNVEMA from the coding sequence ATGCAAACAGGAACTGTAAAATTCTTTAATGAAACCAAAGGGTTTGGCTTCATTAAACCCGATGACGGTGGTGAAGACATCTTCGTCCACGCTTCCGGTCTCATCGACCAAATCCGTGAAAACGACAAAGTTAAGTTCAATGTCGAGCGCGGTAAGAAAGGCTTAAATGCCGTAAACGTCGAAATGGCTTAA
- a CDS encoding Tex family protein — protein sequence MTQPATVPSPEQRTAARLGLNARSVSATIDLLNGGATVPFIARYRKEATGQLDEVQIGQIKDTYQKLLDLDKRREAILKAIDEQGKLTADLRRKLEAADSLTELEDLYLPYKQKRKTRATIAMERGLEPLANLLLIQRETNIDRAAQRYLSDAVPSVADALQGARDILAERISEDADARQRIRNLFEREAIIRSVVKKGKETEGAKYKDYFDFAEPLRRVPSHRLLALRRGEAEGFLNVSIGPDEEVAIERLERQFVNGTPACKEQVALAVRDGYKRLLKPALETEFDNRSKEKADAEAIQIFADNLRQLLLSSPLGRQRVLAIDPGYRTGCKSVCLDAQGNLLTDAVLYLFQSEGQKQQAVQTVQKLIEQYTIDAIAIGNGTAGRETEEFIQSLNLGKPVFMVSEQGASVYSASEVAREEFPDRDVTVRGAVSIGRRLMDPLAELVKIDPKSIGVGQYQHDVDQTDLKNSLDSVVESCVNQVGVSLNTASAYLLRYVSGLGPQLAGNIVAYRAQNGAFTSREQLKKIPRLGPKAFEQCAGFLRIDGAKNPLDNSAVHPERYAVVERMAADLNATVADLMRRPELRQQIRPERYVTNAVGLPTLRDILAELEKPGRDPREQLSVFEYDARVRSLEDLREGMVLPGVVTNITAFGAFVDIGVKQDGLVHVSQLANHYVSDPKTVVKVYQKVKVKVLEVDTVRKRVALSMKI from the coding sequence ATGACTCAACCCGCAACAGTTCCCAGTCCCGAACAACGTACTGCCGCCCGGCTTGGCCTGAACGCCCGGTCGGTGAGTGCCACCATTGACCTCCTGAACGGCGGAGCCACCGTTCCCTTTATCGCCCGCTACCGCAAAGAAGCTACCGGCCAGCTGGACGAGGTGCAGATTGGGCAGATTAAAGACACGTATCAGAAACTACTCGACCTCGACAAACGCCGGGAGGCTATTCTGAAAGCGATTGATGAGCAGGGCAAGCTTACGGCCGACCTGCGCCGGAAGCTGGAAGCCGCCGACTCTCTCACCGAACTCGAAGACCTGTATCTGCCTTATAAACAGAAACGCAAAACCCGCGCCACGATCGCCATGGAGCGGGGGCTTGAACCCCTGGCGAATCTGCTGCTTATCCAGCGCGAAACGAATATTGACCGGGCCGCGCAGCGCTACCTGTCTGACGCTGTACCCTCGGTGGCCGACGCCCTGCAGGGTGCCCGCGACATTCTGGCTGAGCGCATCAGTGAAGACGCCGACGCGCGTCAGCGTATCCGGAATCTGTTTGAACGAGAAGCGATTATCCGCTCGGTTGTCAAAAAAGGGAAAGAAACCGAGGGTGCCAAGTATAAGGATTACTTTGATTTTGCCGAACCACTCCGGCGGGTGCCGTCTCACCGGCTGCTGGCGTTACGTCGGGGTGAGGCCGAGGGCTTTCTGAACGTTAGCATCGGCCCCGATGAAGAGGTAGCTATTGAACGACTGGAACGGCAGTTTGTCAATGGAACGCCCGCCTGCAAAGAGCAGGTAGCGCTGGCCGTACGCGATGGCTATAAACGTCTGCTGAAGCCCGCCCTGGAAACCGAGTTTGACAACCGCTCCAAGGAAAAAGCCGATGCCGAGGCCATCCAGATTTTTGCCGATAATCTGCGCCAGCTGTTGCTGAGTTCACCGCTGGGGCGACAGCGCGTGCTGGCGATTGATCCGGGCTATCGAACGGGCTGTAAATCCGTTTGCCTCGACGCGCAGGGGAATCTGCTGACCGATGCGGTCCTGTATCTGTTCCAGTCGGAAGGGCAGAAGCAGCAGGCAGTACAAACCGTACAGAAACTCATCGAGCAGTATACAATCGACGCGATTGCCATTGGCAACGGTACGGCTGGCCGCGAAACGGAAGAGTTTATCCAAAGTCTGAATCTGGGTAAACCCGTTTTCATGGTCAGTGAACAGGGAGCGTCCGTTTATTCGGCTTCGGAAGTGGCCCGCGAGGAATTCCCTGATCGCGACGTAACGGTGCGGGGCGCTGTGAGCATTGGTCGCCGGCTCATGGACCCGCTGGCTGAACTAGTCAAGATTGATCCCAAATCCATCGGGGTAGGGCAGTACCAGCACGATGTGGACCAGACCGACCTCAAAAACAGCCTGGATTCGGTGGTCGAAAGCTGCGTGAACCAGGTAGGTGTTTCGCTCAATACGGCCAGTGCCTATCTGCTACGTTACGTATCGGGGCTGGGTCCGCAACTGGCGGGGAATATTGTGGCCTATCGGGCGCAGAACGGGGCGTTTACCTCCCGCGAACAGCTCAAAAAGATTCCGCGTCTCGGACCGAAAGCGTTTGAGCAGTGCGCCGGGTTCCTGCGCATCGACGGGGCTAAGAACCCGCTGGACAACAGTGCCGTTCACCCCGAGCGATACGCCGTTGTGGAACGGATGGCGGCCGACCTGAACGCTACGGTAGCCGATCTGATGCGTCGGCCGGAACTGCGTCAGCAGATTCGGCCCGAACGGTACGTAACAAATGCTGTGGGTCTGCCCACCCTGCGCGACATTCTGGCCGAGCTTGAAAAACCGGGCCGCGATCCACGCGAACAGCTATCGGTCTTTGAATACGACGCCCGCGTTCGTTCCCTGGAGGATCTTCGGGAAGGAATGGTATTGCCCGGCGTCGTAACGAACATTACGGCCTTTGGCGCTTTTGTGGACATCGGCGTTAAACAGGACGGACTGGTTCACGTGTCGCAACTAGCCAATCATTACGTATCGGACCCGAAAACCGTGGTGAAGGTGTACCAGAAAGTAAAAGTTAAAGTGCTGGAAGTGGATACGGTCCGCAAGCGGGTTGCGTTATCAATGAAGATTTGA
- a CDS encoding DUF3299 domain-containing protein: MNRLLFAALLASLISFSFRLPVATPAEVRASARTVSTLAAEPVKLSWEVLRDVTFKKKWYAEESVYMLYPTFGQGIQKLNGKAVELTGYVLPVDLESNTYVLSAFPYSACFFCGGAGPESVVSLKFKKNSKKFKTDERRTFRGTLKLNADNIYELNYILADAEMIEQ, translated from the coding sequence ATGAACCGTCTGTTGTTTGCTGCGCTGCTCGCCAGCCTGATTTCGTTCTCATTCCGTCTGCCGGTGGCAACTCCCGCTGAGGTTCGAGCTTCGGCACGGACCGTATCTACACTGGCTGCTGAGCCGGTAAAGCTATCCTGGGAGGTTCTGCGGGATGTTACGTTCAAGAAAAAATGGTACGCTGAGGAGTCGGTCTATATGCTTTATCCTACCTTCGGGCAGGGTATCCAGAAGCTTAACGGCAAGGCGGTCGAACTGACGGGCTACGTGCTGCCGGTTGATCTGGAATCGAATACCTACGTACTTTCGGCGTTTCCTTACAGCGCGTGTTTTTTCTGCGGTGGTGCTGGCCCCGAATCGGTCGTGTCGCTGAAGTTTAAGAAGAACAGCAAGAAATTCAAGACCGACGAACGTCGGACGTTCCGCGGCACGCTCAAGCTGAACGCTGATAACATATACGAACTGAACTACATTCTGGCCGACGCCGAAATGATCGAGCAATAA
- a CDS encoding GIY-YIG nuclease family protein — MHTVYILYSPSTDQYYIGQTKDLKISLWQHNAKTNPATADGKPWEVKFTRQFATRNEALSLEMKLKNKNRAYWEELISNPQPAA; from the coding sequence ATGCATACCGTTTATATCCTCTACAGCCCCTCGACCGACCAATACTATATCGGCCAAACCAAAGACCTGAAAATCAGCCTGTGGCAGCACAATGCCAAAACGAACCCTGCCACGGCCGATGGTAAACCCTGGGAGGTGAAATTCACGCGGCAGTTTGCAACCCGCAACGAAGCGCTGAGTCTGGAAATGAAACTGAAAAATAAAAATCGGGCCTATTGGGAGGAACTGATCAGTAATCCGCAACCAGCTGCCTGA
- a CDS encoding sensor histidine kinase: MSDLLSDNTETNQAIPFRFTRLYVTLLIVLAALLTIGQILTQWRLSAVQDELWIIRYAALQRHQSQQIVKQALQLADPSERTNFTYNVAELRQVFPKFEKYHLQVRQGRVPDHDIAIPNSDSIQQLYNGIRPQFEAFQRSVRQLMTLQQPDEINQPVMQASLRLLLANEKPFLEKMDGIVREYTGELRTKLTRLQVIEFYLYGISIAVLIGIGVWIFRPAARKLRQTIAQLIEAESQTTAANRELLNVNKSLKETRQKLFEATKEQYERQIDEQKLRTSYLIAGQEDERKRLSRELHDGLGQMLTAIKLQIEGLEAGMKRSMAVPATGNEPVALPVYARNISNLKKLVTQTIQETRTISNNLMPTVLSDFGIVPALKMLAENDRSDQVDVTFETNLAAATPRWDKNVEIMLYRVAQEAVSNAVRHAYPSHVHIELIEREKFIHLLVTDDGRGFRLDEHRLTASTNGRIPSQGLHNMHERAKLLNGKLKITSVPGKGTKIQISIPYQMQSAHYDAN; encoded by the coding sequence GTGTCGGACCTACTCAGCGATAACACAGAAACGAATCAGGCAATTCCATTCCGGTTCACACGTTTGTACGTGACCCTGCTCATTGTCTTAGCGGCCCTGCTGACAATAGGGCAAATTCTGACCCAATGGCGGTTAAGCGCTGTGCAGGACGAGCTTTGGATTATTCGATACGCGGCTTTACAACGCCATCAGAGCCAGCAGATTGTTAAACAGGCCCTGCAGCTGGCCGATCCCAGCGAACGCACCAATTTCACCTATAACGTTGCCGAGCTCCGGCAGGTTTTCCCCAAGTTCGAAAAGTATCATTTGCAGGTTCGGCAGGGACGGGTGCCGGATCACGACATCGCAATTCCTAACTCAGATTCAATTCAGCAGCTCTATAACGGCATTCGCCCGCAATTCGAAGCGTTTCAGCGCAGTGTTCGCCAGTTGATGACGCTGCAGCAGCCTGATGAGATTAATCAGCCCGTCATGCAGGCCAGTCTGCGATTGCTGTTGGCCAACGAAAAGCCGTTTCTGGAAAAAATGGACGGTATTGTTCGGGAATACACGGGCGAACTGCGTACCAAACTTACCCGGCTGCAGGTTATCGAGTTCTATTTATACGGTATTTCCATAGCGGTCCTGATTGGTATAGGTGTCTGGATTTTCCGCCCGGCTGCCCGCAAGCTCCGCCAGACGATTGCGCAGCTGATTGAGGCCGAAAGCCAGACAACAGCCGCCAACCGCGAACTGCTGAACGTAAACAAATCCCTGAAAGAAACCCGGCAGAAACTGTTTGAAGCGACGAAAGAACAGTATGAACGTCAGATTGACGAACAGAAGCTGCGTACGTCATATCTGATTGCGGGTCAGGAAGATGAGCGTAAACGGCTGTCGCGCGAACTTCACGACGGACTGGGGCAGATGCTGACGGCCATCAAACTGCAGATTGAAGGGCTGGAAGCCGGTATGAAACGTAGTATGGCTGTTCCCGCTACGGGAAATGAACCGGTTGCCTTACCGGTTTACGCCAGGAATATCAGCAATCTGAAAAAGTTAGTGACCCAAACGATTCAGGAAACGCGCACGATTTCCAATAACCTCATGCCAACCGTGCTGAGTGATTTCGGGATCGTGCCGGCGTTGAAAATGCTGGCCGAAAATGACCGCAGCGATCAGGTTGACGTAACGTTCGAAACTAATCTGGCGGCAGCAACGCCCCGTTGGGATAAAAACGTTGAAATCATGCTTTATCGGGTAGCGCAGGAAGCCGTCAGTAATGCGGTTCGCCACGCGTACCCTTCCCACGTTCATATCGAACTGATCGAGCGTGAAAAATTTATTCATCTGCTCGTCACGGACGATGGCCGGGGGTTTCGACTGGACGAACACCGCCTGACCGCATCAACCAACGGACGGATCCCTTCGCAGGGACTCCACAATATGCACGAACGCGCCAAACTGCTCAACGGAAAATTAAAAATCACCTCGGTGCCGGGCAAAGGCACTAAAATACAGATCAGTATTCCTTATCAGATGCAATCCGCTCATTATGACGCCAACTAA
- a CDS encoding C40 family peptidase, whose protein sequence is MQQRWFRAASRPVLLSACLLAMLTSCEVLRSSGSSHSVSRRPAATRPVARRTTSRPTAASAKSAGKVVDTRTYENRYVPEVVKIARTYTGTPYRSGGNTSQGIDCSGLVYAVFNTVGLRMPRISWQQSEVGREVEVEEILPGDLIFFVPDKGQAGYVSHTGIVTEVNGAQNIRFIHASSSRGVREDNLFTDYFKGRFVKALRPF, encoded by the coding sequence ATGCAACAACGCTGGTTCCGGGCCGCCAGTCGACCCGTTCTACTGAGTGCTTGCCTGCTTGCAATGCTCACCTCGTGTGAGGTTCTTCGTTCTTCAGGGTCGTCGCATTCGGTCAGTCGTCGTCCGGCCGCGACGCGGCCGGTTGCCCGTCGAACGACTTCCCGGCCCACCGCAGCGTCGGCAAAGTCGGCTGGTAAAGTGGTCGATACCCGCACCTACGAGAATCGCTACGTGCCCGAAGTTGTTAAAATTGCCCGTACTTATACTGGTACGCCGTACCGGTCCGGCGGCAATACGTCGCAAGGAATTGACTGTTCAGGTCTGGTTTACGCTGTTTTCAATACGGTAGGTTTACGCATGCCCCGCATCTCGTGGCAGCAGTCGGAGGTGGGCCGGGAAGTGGAAGTAGAGGAAATTCTACCGGGAGACCTGATCTTTTTTGTGCCCGACAAAGGGCAGGCGGGTTACGTCTCGCACACGGGTATCGTGACGGAGGTGAACGGTGCGCAGAATATTCGCTTCATTCACGCATCCTCCTCGCGGGGCGTTCGGGAGGATAATCTGTTTACGGATTACTTTAAAGGGCGGTTTGTGAAGGCATTACGTCCATTTTAA
- a CDS encoding response regulator, with protein sequence MLVDDHSIVRDGIRLLLEQAEGLEIIDEANDGEEALEKLKTHQADATLPDLVLMDISLPGMSGIQTTQVISRLHKHVRVLMLSMHNNEDYILRSVEAGAYGYILKDSSSDEMVKAIRMIASGEKYYSSPVASIILSGYMQQLKKGSKQSRDVQPSRLSNKEKEILQFLVDGMSSREIAERLQLSVRTVDNHRANMMRRLQVRNAAELVRIAVEEKLI encoded by the coding sequence ATGCTGGTGGACGATCACTCGATTGTCCGCGACGGGATTCGGTTGTTACTGGAACAGGCCGAAGGATTAGAGATCATCGACGAAGCTAACGACGGCGAAGAAGCCCTTGAGAAACTGAAAACCCACCAGGCCGACGCCACGCTGCCCGATCTGGTCCTGATGGATATTTCCCTGCCCGGTATGTCGGGTATCCAGACAACGCAGGTCATTTCGCGGCTGCACAAGCACGTGCGGGTGCTGATGCTCTCGATGCATAACAATGAAGATTACATTCTGCGGTCGGTGGAAGCCGGGGCCTACGGGTATATCCTGAAAGATTCGTCGTCGGATGAAATGGTAAAAGCCATCCGGATGATCGCATCCGGCGAAAAATATTACAGCTCGCCAGTGGCGTCGATTATTCTGAGCGGCTATATGCAACAGCTTAAAAAAGGCAGCAAACAAAGCCGCGACGTTCAGCCATCACGGTTATCGAATAAGGAAAAAGAAATTCTGCAGTTTCTGGTTGATGGGATGAGCAGCCGCGAAATTGCCGAGCGGCTCCAGCTCAGCGTACGCACCGTTGATAACCACCGGGCTAATATGATGCGTCGGCTGCAGGTACGAAATGCCGCCGAACTGGTGCGCATTGCTGTTGAAGAGAAACTGATTTGA
- a CDS encoding glycoside hydrolase family 25 protein, whose translation MKSRVLVNIIFRRYGLWISALMVLFVVVWVFRSRAKDEMDWRFVKAFGIRVPMRYGIHGIDVSRHNDRINWQRVRQMEADGVRLQFVFIKATEGATLADKHFDKNWREAKKSALRRGAYHFYHPTRDPLKQASNFIRHVELSPGDFAPVVDFEVTNGQSDKTIIDGLRLWLETIEAHYHARPIIYTNGNLYRRYIKGNMDEYPLWIADYSNPHLRNYDADKLYLWQHNQSGWVQGIRGRVDFNVFVMDEDRLGDICL comes from the coding sequence ATGAAGAGCCGCGTTCTGGTCAACATCATTTTTCGTCGTTACGGACTGTGGATTTCGGCGTTGATGGTGCTGTTTGTCGTTGTCTGGGTGTTTCGCTCCCGCGCAAAAGACGAGATGGACTGGCGGTTTGTGAAGGCGTTCGGCATTCGCGTTCCGATGCGGTATGGGATTCATGGAATCGACGTCTCGCGGCATAATGACCGGATCAACTGGCAACGTGTTCGCCAGATGGAGGCCGATGGGGTGCGCCTGCAGTTTGTCTTTATCAAAGCTACCGAAGGCGCAACGCTGGCGGATAAGCACTTCGACAAAAACTGGCGGGAAGCCAAAAAATCGGCTTTGCGCCGGGGCGCGTACCATTTCTACCACCCCACGCGCGATCCGTTAAAGCAGGCCAGCAATTTTATCCGGCACGTTGAACTCAGCCCGGGCGATTTTGCCCCGGTGGTTGATTTTGAGGTGACCAACGGACAGTCCGACAAAACGATCATTGATGGACTGCGGCTCTGGCTTGAAACCATCGAAGCGCATTATCACGCCCGTCCTATCATTTACACCAACGGTAATCTGTACCGTCGATATATTAAAGGCAATATGGATGAGTATCCGCTCTGGATTGCTGACTACTCCAATCCTCATCTGCGTAACTACGACGCCGACAAGTTATATCTCTGGCAGCATAATCAGAGCGGCTGGGTGCAGGGCATCCGGGGGCGGGTTGATTTCAATGTGTTCGTAATGGACGAAGACCGACTGGGCGACATCTGCCTGTAA
- a CDS encoding ArnT family glycosyltransferase has product MNQKLFYSLVLAVVGALFFIPFLGGVRLFDWDEINFAECSREMVVLGDYLRVHIDFKPFYEKPPFFFWCQSLMMNLFGPTEFAARLPNAICGIITLIYLYHLGSKLHGHRFGLIWALAYLGSVTPHLYFRSGIIDPFFNLFIFGGLVNLIFASWKREGIASNLLITRGVWNYLFIGGFVLGMGIITKGPVAYLIVCLVLGIYWMLSRFRWFITPAQFIFYSLAASLLSVTWYGIETLQHGATFAREFLSYNFRLFSQPDAGHAGFPGYHFIILLVGCFPASIFAIRAFGSLFIERSYQREFRRWMLILFWVVLILFSVVQSKIVHYSSLCYFPVTYLATLTLTHLEDRKIQFNNWLRAGLIIVGGVFVLATIALPILAHRMDLVKSIADQDAFTQANLNASINWTGWEVLPGIWLFIILVLTIRWFSRYEVNRAVVTLFGGMAVFITLTLWFFIGRIEGISQAAAMRFFERAQGQNVYVKAYGYRSYGPFFYTRKPPVTNPNYYNDNWLLRGKIDKDVWFIKKNTDRNTPLDSLPDIQKTGSENGFVFYRRRAR; this is encoded by the coding sequence ATGAATCAGAAACTCTTTTATTCGCTGGTCCTTGCCGTCGTGGGCGCCCTGTTTTTTATCCCGTTTCTGGGTGGCGTTCGCCTGTTCGACTGGGATGAAATAAATTTTGCCGAGTGTTCGCGGGAGATGGTCGTTTTGGGCGATTACCTGCGTGTCCATATTGATTTCAAACCCTTCTACGAGAAACCACCTTTCTTTTTCTGGTGCCAGTCGTTGATGATGAATCTGTTTGGCCCAACTGAGTTTGCGGCCCGGCTGCCCAATGCAATCTGCGGCATTATCACGCTTATTTACCTGTATCATCTGGGTTCCAAACTGCATGGCCATCGCTTTGGCCTGATCTGGGCGCTGGCTTATCTGGGGTCCGTTACGCCCCACCTCTATTTCCGCTCCGGCATCATTGACCCGTTTTTCAACCTGTTCATTTTTGGTGGACTGGTCAACCTGATTTTTGCCTCCTGGAAACGCGAAGGCATCGCCAGCAACCTGCTCATAACCCGGGGCGTGTGGAATTACCTGTTTATCGGTGGCTTCGTACTGGGTATGGGAATCATAACCAAAGGCCCGGTAGCTTATCTGATCGTGTGTCTGGTGCTGGGAATCTATTGGATGCTGAGCCGATTCCGCTGGTTCATTACGCCCGCCCAGTTTATTTTTTACTCGCTGGCCGCTTCGCTTCTGTCGGTAACCTGGTACGGCATCGAGACGCTGCAGCACGGCGCTACGTTTGCCCGCGAGTTCTTAAGTTATAATTTCCGGCTCTTCAGCCAGCCCGATGCCGGTCATGCCGGTTTTCCTGGCTACCACTTCATTATTCTGCTGGTGGGCTGCTTCCCGGCCTCTATCTTCGCTATCCGGGCGTTCGGATCGCTGTTCATCGAACGGAGTTATCAGCGCGAATTCCGGCGGTGGATGCTCATTCTGTTCTGGGTGGTGCTGATTCTGTTCAGCGTTGTTCAGTCGAAGATTGTTCATTACTCCTCGCTCTGCTACTTTCCCGTCACCTACCTGGCAACGTTGACGCTTACGCATCTGGAAGACCGAAAAATTCAGTTTAACAACTGGCTACGGGCGGGTCTGATTATTGTCGGGGGCGTTTTTGTGCTGGCTACGATTGCCTTACCAATTCTGGCTCATCGCATGGATCTGGTAAAATCCATTGCCGATCAGGATGCCTTTACGCAGGCCAATCTGAACGCCAGCATCAACTGGACCGGCTGGGAAGTGCTGCCCGGTATCTGGCTGTTCATTATTCTGGTTCTGACAATTCGCTGGTTTAGCCGGTATGAAGTAAATCGGGCGGTCGTGACGCTCTTCGGCGGTATGGCCGTGTTTATTACGCTCACGCTCTGGTTTTTCATCGGGCGCATCGAGGGCATTTCGCAGGCGGCTGCCATGCGGTTCTTTGAGCGGGCGCAGGGCCAGAACGTTTACGTCAAAGCATACGGTTACCGCAGTTACGGCCCCTTTTTCTATACGCGGAAACCGCCCGTCACCAATCCCAATTATTACAACGACAACTGGTTGCTGCGCGGTAAGATCGATAAAGACGTGTGGTTTATCAAGAAAAACACCGATCGGAACACCCCGCTCGATTCGCTGCCCGACATTCAGAAAACAGGCTCAGAAAACGGGTTTGTGTTCTATCGACGCCGGGCCAGATAG
- a CDS encoding peroxiredoxin: protein MSLRLGDIAPDFEADTTQGHIRFHEWLGNSWGMLFSHPADFTPVCTTELGRTALLKDEFSKRNVKVIAVSVDDLDSHNRWTPDIKDVTGSEVNFPLIADSDRKVAELYDMIHPNASEKSTVRSVFVIGPDKKIKLTLTYPASTGRNFNELLRVIDSLQLTADYQVATPADWQEGEDVIVTPAVTNDQLEGKFPKGVTFVKPYLRTTPQPNK, encoded by the coding sequence ATGTCACTTCGCTTAGGAGACATCGCGCCCGATTTTGAGGCCGACACCACGCAGGGCCACATTCGTTTTCACGAATGGCTGGGCAATTCATGGGGAATGCTGTTTTCACACCCGGCTGATTTTACGCCGGTCTGCACAACCGAGTTAGGCCGTACCGCGTTGCTGAAAGACGAGTTCAGCAAGCGAAACGTAAAGGTTATTGCCGTGTCGGTCGATGATCTGGATTCGCATAACCGCTGGACGCCCGATATTAAAGACGTAACCGGCTCGGAAGTAAACTTTCCGCTCATTGCCGACTCCGACCGGAAAGTGGCCGAACTGTATGATATGATCCATCCGAACGCAAGCGAGAAATCGACTGTGCGCTCGGTATTTGTGATTGGGCCTGATAAGAAAATTAAACTGACGCTGACCTATCCGGCTTCGACAGGCCGCAATTTCAACGAGTTGCTGCGCGTCATCGACTCGCTGCAACTGACAGCCGACTACCAGGTGGCTACTCCCGCGGACTGGCAGGAGGGCGAAGACGTGATCGTAACCCCAGCCGTAACCAACGACCAGCTGGAAGGGAAGTTTCCGAAAGGGGTTACGTTTGTTAAGCCTTATCTGCGCACAACGCCCCAGCCGAATAAATAA